From a region of the Bacillales bacterium genome:
- a CDS encoding lytic transglycosylase domain-containing protein: MNASAPYTAPVIEYKKNTLFFILPFGILLLLFGALVTGHLDDRLQKHAFFASGSATFAHWNTETFLNNHSLSKLFEFESHKAYAAGDNRLKIKNKKPPEVSMRTEETDSGKAASVVHSRLLKQKAYLHEAVKAENESHQSSVSIPNDLSAYGAKVIPKKFLSVYQRAAAKYDVPWNLIAAVHRVETNFSKNLQVSSAGAIGPTQFMTCTWVGWSYSGCGGLGDAEMPQQVLTDPDVIKKYGGYGVDGDGDGKADPMDLQDAIYSTANYLAANGADSGKIRQAVHAYNHSSAYVHDVLRFADHFSA, translated from the coding sequence TTGAACGCTTCAGCACCCTACACGGCTCCCGTAATCGAATACAAAAAGAACACGTTGTTCTTCATCCTTCCTTTCGGAATTTTGCTATTGTTGTTCGGCGCACTCGTTACCGGTCATCTCGACGACCGGCTTCAAAAGCACGCGTTTTTTGCGTCCGGAAGCGCAACGTTTGCGCATTGGAATACGGAAACATTCTTAAACAATCATTCTCTGTCGAAACTGTTTGAATTTGAATCACATAAAGCCTATGCCGCGGGTGACAACCGCTTGAAGATCAAAAATAAAAAACCGCCCGAAGTCTCGATGCGAACCGAGGAAACCGACAGCGGCAAAGCTGCGTCGGTTGTTCATTCCAGATTGCTGAAACAGAAAGCATACTTGCATGAAGCCGTCAAAGCGGAAAACGAATCGCATCAATCGTCCGTTTCCATCCCGAACGACCTTTCGGCTTATGGCGCAAAAGTGATCCCAAAGAAATTTCTGAGCGTCTATCAAAGGGCAGCGGCAAAGTACGATGTTCCATGGAATTTAATCGCCGCCGTTCATCGAGTGGAAACCAACTTCAGCAAAAATTTGCAAGTCAGCAGCGCAGGCGCCATTGGACCAACGCAATTCATGACATGCACGTGGGTCGGCTGGTCTTATTCCGGTTGCGGTGGACTCGGCGATGCAGAAATGCCGCAGCAAGTACTTACCGATCCTGACGTGATAAAAAAATACGGCGGTTATGGCGTTGACGGTGACGGCGACGGCAAAGCCGATCCGATGGATTTGCAAGACGCCATTTATTCAACCGCCAATTATTTAGCGGCCAACGGTGCCGATTCTGGGAAAATACGTCAAGCCGTGCATGCATACAACCATAGTTCTGCATACGTTCACGATGTGTTACGTTTTGCTGATCATTTTTCCGCTTGA
- a CDS encoding GNAT family protein gives MMEMNVNDNIKIQTIDSREAKALYQRIEKNKKRLQRWIEWTNHVESEEDLVRLIRKWTHPDTIEQGYHLGIYVDGKIIGMIGFTDINFFAGSAQLSYWLDKEHEGKGIMSRSCERMIAFLFGQLPLNRVEIRVATGNVKSCAIPERLGFRLEGRLRQVERVCGQLLDNDVYGLLKQEYEASSGKMISKT, from the coding sequence ATGATGGAAATGAACGTGAACGACAACATCAAAATTCAAACGATTGACAGCCGGGAAGCAAAAGCTTTGTATCAACGGATCGAAAAAAACAAAAAACGACTGCAGCGTTGGATCGAATGGACAAATCACGTCGAGAGCGAAGAGGACCTCGTTCGATTGATTCGGAAATGGACCCATCCAGACACGATTGAGCAAGGCTACCATCTCGGGATCTACGTCGACGGAAAAATCATCGGCATGATCGGGTTCACCGACATTAATTTTTTTGCAGGATCGGCGCAGCTTTCATATTGGCTCGATAAAGAGCATGAAGGAAAAGGGATCATGAGCCGGTCGTGCGAGCGGATGATCGCTTTTCTGTTTGGACAACTGCCTTTGAACCGTGTGGAAATTCGGGTGGCAACCGGAAACGTAAAAAGCTGTGCTATTCCCGAACGGCTCGGCTTCCGTTTGGAGGGCCGATTGCGCCAAGTCGAAAGAGTCTGCGGACAACTGCTAGACAATGATGTGTACGGCTTGCTCAAACAAGAATATGAGGCGTCAAGCGGAAAAATGATCAGCAAAACGTAA